The following coding sequences are from one Thermostaphylospora chromogena window:
- a CDS encoding hemolysin family protein encodes MSSANAWVLSAVVLVVIGGLIASAETALTRISRVRTEEFLREGRRGAKRLRDVVADPPRYLNLLLLLRLSCELISTVIVTLLFIDLLGDQGWAYAAAAALMILVSYVIVGVSPRTLGRQHAEPIALASAPIVYGLTRIFGPLPQLLILLGNALTPGKGFREGPFTSEAELRDLVDLAEERRVIEPGERKMIHSVFELGDTLVREVMVPRTDMVFIERGKTLNQALSLALRSGFSRIPVVGENEDDVIGIAYLKDIVRRVHEAGEEGRRERVETQMRPATYVPESKPIDQLLREMQARQIHLAIVIDEYGGTAGLVTIEDVLEEIVGEITDEYDQEAPRVEWLPDGSARVTARMAVSELGELFDIEIEVDDVETVGGLLAHALGRVPIAGSRAVVEGLELTAESLAGRRNRISTVVVRRVAQPEDEAVSASAEQDSQAS; translated from the coding sequence GTGAGTTCGGCCAACGCGTGGGTGCTCTCGGCCGTCGTGCTAGTGGTGATCGGCGGTTTGATCGCGAGTGCGGAGACCGCGCTGACCCGGATCTCGCGAGTGCGGACCGAGGAGTTCCTCCGCGAGGGCCGCAGGGGCGCCAAGCGGCTGCGGGACGTGGTGGCCGATCCGCCGCGCTATCTGAACCTGCTGCTGCTGCTCCGGCTGAGCTGCGAGCTGATCTCCACGGTCATCGTCACGCTGCTGTTCATCGACCTGCTGGGCGACCAGGGGTGGGCCTACGCGGCGGCGGCGGCCTTGATGATCCTCGTCAGCTACGTGATCGTCGGCGTGTCGCCGCGCACCCTCGGCCGTCAGCACGCCGAGCCGATCGCCCTGGCCAGCGCGCCGATCGTGTACGGCCTGACCCGCATCTTCGGCCCGCTGCCCCAGCTGCTGATCCTGCTGGGCAACGCCCTCACCCCCGGCAAGGGGTTCCGCGAAGGGCCGTTCACCTCCGAGGCCGAGCTGCGCGACCTGGTGGACCTCGCCGAGGAGCGCAGGGTCATCGAGCCCGGCGAGCGGAAGATGATCCATTCGGTCTTCGAGCTGGGTGACACCCTCGTGCGCGAGGTGATGGTGCCGCGCACGGACATGGTGTTCATCGAGCGGGGCAAGACCCTCAACCAGGCGCTGTCGCTCGCGCTGCGCAGCGGTTTCTCCCGCATCCCCGTGGTGGGGGAGAACGAGGACGACGTCATCGGCATCGCCTACCTCAAGGACATCGTCCGCCGGGTGCACGAGGCCGGCGAGGAGGGCCGCCGTGAGCGGGTGGAGACGCAGATGCGTCCGGCGACCTACGTGCCGGAGAGCAAGCCGATCGACCAGCTCCTGCGTGAGATGCAGGCGCGCCAGATCCACCTCGCCATCGTGATCGACGAGTACGGCGGGACGGCGGGCCTGGTCACGATCGAGGATGTGCTGGAGGAGATCGTCGGCGAGATCACCGACGAGTACGACCAGGAGGCGCCGCGCGTCGAGTGGCTGCCCGACGGCTCGGCCCGGGTGACGGCTCGGATGGCGGTGAGCGAGCTGGGCGAGCTGTTCGACATCGAGATCGAGGTCGACGACGTGGAGACCGTGGGCGGCCTGCTCGCCCACGCCTTGGGACGGGTGCCGATCGCGGGGTCCAGGGCGGTGGTCGAAGGATTGGAGTTGACGGCGGAGAGCCTGGCGGGGCGGCGCAACCGCATCAGCACGGTCGTGGTCCGCCGGGTCGCCCAGCCCGAGGACGAGGCCGTCTCCGCTTCCGCCGAACAGGACTCCCAGGCGTCCTAG
- a CDS encoding cytidine deaminase, producing the protein MTEATLDPEDSKIITLARAARARNGSEQGAAVRDDTGRTYSATNVALPSLTLSALQVAVAMAVSSGATSLEAAALVTDGAGPSDADRAALADLGVTSVFTAGPDGKLR; encoded by the coding sequence GTGACTGAGGCGACGCTCGATCCCGAAGACAGCAAGATCATCACTCTGGCTCGCGCCGCCCGCGCCCGTAACGGGTCGGAACAGGGCGCCGCCGTGCGTGACGACACCGGCCGCACCTACTCCGCGACGAACGTCGCGCTGCCGTCGCTGACCCTGTCGGCGCTGCAGGTCGCGGTGGCCATGGCGGTGTCGAGCGGAGCCACCTCACTGGAGGCCGCCGCGCTCGTCACCGACGGCGCGGGGCCGAGCGACGCCGACCGCGCGGCGCTCGCCGACCTCGGCGTGACGTCGGTGTTCACGGCCGGACCCGACGGCAAACTGCGATGA
- the era gene encoding GTPase Era, producing MNEEFRSGFACFVGRPNVGKSTLMNALVGTKVAITSSKPQTTRRTIRGIVHRPDAQLVIVDTPGLHRPRTLLGERLDSLVLSTLNEVDVIVFCVPANEPIGKGDRFIANKLSSVGRTPVIAAVTKCDLADRERIAEQLLAVSKLSEFAEIVPVSAQTGERLDVLADLLVARLPHGVPLYPGGELTDEPEQVLVAELIREAALEGVRDELPHSIAVVVEEMIPREGRDDLLDVYANMYVERPSQKAIVIGRKGERLKEVGTRARKQIEALLGTHVYLDLRLKVAKDWQRDPKQLRRLGFYD from the coding sequence ATGAACGAAGAGTTCCGCTCCGGGTTCGCCTGCTTCGTCGGACGGCCCAACGTCGGCAAGTCCACGCTCATGAACGCCCTCGTCGGCACCAAGGTGGCGATCACCTCCTCCAAGCCGCAGACCACCCGCAGGACCATCCGCGGCATCGTGCACCGGCCCGACGCGCAGCTCGTCATCGTGGACACGCCCGGCCTGCACCGTCCGCGCACCCTGCTCGGCGAGCGGCTGGACAGCCTCGTGCTGTCCACGCTGAACGAGGTGGACGTGATCGTGTTCTGCGTGCCGGCGAACGAACCCATCGGCAAGGGCGACCGGTTCATCGCGAACAAGCTGTCGTCGGTCGGCAGAACCCCGGTGATCGCCGCGGTCACCAAGTGCGACCTCGCCGACCGGGAGCGGATCGCCGAACAGCTCCTCGCGGTGTCGAAGCTGAGCGAGTTCGCCGAGATCGTCCCGGTGTCGGCGCAGACGGGCGAGCGGCTGGACGTGCTGGCCGATCTGCTCGTCGCCCGGCTGCCGCACGGCGTGCCGCTCTACCCCGGCGGCGAGCTGACCGACGAACCCGAGCAGGTCCTGGTGGCCGAGCTGATCAGAGAGGCCGCCCTGGAGGGTGTCCGCGACGAGCTGCCGCACTCCATCGCCGTCGTGGTGGAGGAGATGATCCCCCGCGAAGGGCGCGACGACCTCCTCGACGTCTACGCGAACATGTACGTCGAACGCCCCTCGCAGAAGGCCATCGTCATCGGACGCAAGGGCGAGCGGCTGAAGGAGGTCGGCACCAGGGCCCGCAAGCAGATCGAGGCCCTGCTCGGCACGCACGTCTACCTCGACCTGCGGCTCAAGGTCGCCAAGGACTGGCAGCGCGACCCCAAGCAACTACGCCGCCTGGGCTTTTACGACTGA
- a CDS encoding urease accessory protein UreD: MTPPLGSPPVRAAFRTVPRRRGAMTARAVVVAEAAADGRTVLPVLRSAPPLSLRQTGPGRVHLVSTAAGPLGGDRLRLDLHVRPGATLTVATVAGTLALPGDGESVMEVHATVAAGAALAFLPEPTVLAAGCRHRSAVRLSLAADAAVTWREEIVFGRYGEAPGRCRARFDATVDGRPLLRQELVVGDPDVAGPAVYGDARCVGSLLLAGAAARPAAPAIGEGRAVLPLAGPGTLIEALAPDVPTLRARLTPHATA, from the coding sequence GTGACCCCGCCTCTCGGCAGCCCTCCGGTGCGGGCCGCCTTCCGCACCGTGCCACGACGCCGGGGGGCGATGACGGCCCGCGCGGTCGTGGTCGCCGAGGCCGCAGCGGACGGCCGGACCGTGCTGCCCGTGCTGCGTTCGGCCCCGCCGCTCTCCCTGCGGCAGACCGGTCCCGGCCGGGTGCACCTGGTGTCCACCGCCGCCGGGCCGCTCGGCGGCGACCGTCTCCGGCTCGACCTGCACGTACGGCCCGGCGCCACGCTCACCGTGGCCACGGTCGCCGGCACGCTGGCCCTGCCCGGCGACGGCGAGTCCGTCATGGAGGTCCACGCCACCGTGGCGGCGGGTGCCGCCTTGGCGTTCCTCCCCGAGCCGACCGTCCTGGCCGCCGGATGCCGCCACCGCTCCGCCGTACGGCTGTCGCTCGCGGCCGACGCGGCGGTCACCTGGCGCGAGGAGATCGTCTTCGGCCGGTACGGCGAGGCCCCGGGCCGCTGCCGGGCCCGCTTCGACGCCACCGTGGACGGCCGCCCCCTGCTGCGCCAGGAGCTGGTGGTCGGCGATCCCGACGTCGCCGGGCCCGCCGTCTACGGCGATGCGCGCTGCGTGGGCAGCCTCCTGCTCGCCGGTGCCGCCGCGCGGCCCGCGGCACCGGCGATCGGCGAGGGGCGCGCGGTGCTCCCGCTGGCCGGGCCGGGCACCCTCATCGAGGCGCTGGCCCCGGACGTCCCCACGCTCCGCGCCCGCCTCACCCCGCACGCGACCGCCTGA